One Fusobacterium ulcerans DNA segment encodes these proteins:
- a CDS encoding ABC transporter ATP-binding protein — translation MFKIFKPFIPKALLAAFFKMGEAFCDLSLPLIMAKIIDIGVSNKDLTYITRMGGTMVAIALGGYICSIFCNYFSVHATQNFGATLRDKVFTKIQSFNFVHLNKFTQASLITRMTKDVDQIMNMFLMCIRMVLRGLVTGVGAVIMAVSINPVLAILFIFIVPTIVGTTMYYMKKSFGIYAEVQKKLDNLTLVMRENLTGIRVIRALSKEKIEAERFKEKNDDLKLKTIEADNLMASKLPFITLIMNIGVVAVLWFGGIRVNYGKMHLGEVVAFINYLNMLLFSMNALSFLFTLYSRTAISYRRVKEVLFEDVSNMSEEEFEKVFTDTVIEFKNVSFSYDKTDNYILENINLKIKKGENIGIIGGIGSGKTSLIALIPKFYEVTKGEVLIDGINVNKYKEKELRDKIGIVMQKSFLFSQSIEQNIKWGNEKASEEAVKNVISIVQGKDFVEKLPEQYKTEVTKGGTNFSGGQKQRLSIARTLIKEPEILIFDDSFSALDFITEYNLKNELKNYLKNTTILTISQRVASLMKMDRIIVMDNGKVVGFDSHAALAEKCEVYREICESQEICIPGGSYCEV, via the coding sequence ATGTTCAAAATTTTTAAACCTTTCATACCTAAAGCTCTGTTAGCTGCATTCTTCAAAATGGGAGAAGCATTCTGTGATTTATCTCTTCCTTTGATAATGGCTAAAATAATAGACATAGGTGTTTCTAATAAAGATTTGACATATATTACTCGAATGGGTGGAACTATGGTAGCCATTGCATTAGGAGGATATATTTGTTCTATCTTCTGCAACTATTTTTCTGTTCATGCAACTCAAAATTTTGGAGCAACTCTCAGAGATAAAGTATTTACTAAAATACAGAGCTTCAATTTTGTACATCTTAATAAATTTACACAGGCATCTCTTATTACAAGAATGACTAAAGATGTAGATCAGATTATGAATATGTTTCTTATGTGCATAAGAATGGTATTAAGAGGTCTGGTAACAGGAGTAGGAGCTGTAATTATGGCTGTCTCTATCAATCCTGTTCTGGCTATACTTTTTATATTCATAGTACCTACTATTGTTGGAACCACTATGTACTATATGAAAAAATCTTTTGGTATATATGCAGAGGTACAGAAAAAACTTGATAATCTTACACTGGTAATGAGAGAAAATCTTACTGGTATCAGAGTTATCCGTGCTCTTTCAAAGGAAAAAATTGAAGCTGAAAGATTTAAAGAAAAAAATGATGATCTTAAACTAAAAACAATTGAAGCCGATAATCTAATGGCAAGTAAACTTCCGTTTATTACTCTTATAATGAATATTGGAGTTGTAGCTGTTCTATGGTTTGGAGGTATCAGAGTAAATTATGGAAAAATGCATCTGGGGGAAGTTGTTGCTTTTATAAACTACCTTAATATGCTTCTTTTCTCTATGAATGCTCTTTCGTTCCTTTTCACTTTGTACAGCAGAACTGCTATATCATATAGAAGGGTAAAAGAAGTTCTTTTTGAAGATGTATCTAATATGTCAGAAGAAGAGTTTGAAAAAGTATTTACAGATACAGTTATTGAATTTAAAAATGTCTCATTCTCATATGATAAAACTGATAATTATATTCTGGAAAATATAAATTTAAAGATAAAAAAAGGTGAAAATATTGGAATAATTGGAGGTATAGGTTCTGGAAAAACTTCCCTTATAGCTCTTATTCCTAAATTCTATGAAGTAACTAAAGGTGAAGTTCTTATAGATGGAATCAATGTCAATAAATACAAAGAAAAAGAATTGAGAGATAAAATTGGAATAGTAATGCAGAAGTCATTCCTTTTCTCACAAAGTATTGAACAAAATATCAAATGGGGAAATGAAAAAGCTTCTGAAGAAGCTGTAAAAAATGTTATCTCTATTGTTCAAGGAAAAGATTTTGTTGAAAAACTTCCTGAACAGTACAAAACTGAAGTGACTAAAGGTGGAACTAATTTCTCTGGTGGACAGAAACAAAGGCTTTCCATAGCCAGAACTTTAATCAAAGAACCTGAGATTCTAATATTTGATGACAGTTTCAGTGCCTTAGACTTCATTACAGAATACAATCTAAAAAATGAACTTAAAAATTATCTAAAAAATACTACTATCCTTACTATTTCACAAAGAGTTGCTTCTCTTATGAAAATGGACAGAATCATAGTCATGGATAATGGAAAAGTAGTAGGATTTGATTCTCATGCTGCCCTTGCTGAGAAATGTGAGGTATACAGAGAAATATGTGAATCACAGGAAATCTGCATACCAGGGGGGTCTTATTGTGAAGTATAA
- a CDS encoding ABC transporter ATP-binding protein, with the protein MKYNLFKKLLPYLKKYKAEFIFLIFLAIIGNLLTLVGPYLVGKGINQIHFQMSKSNFLQLGKMSILLLFSYVTGAVLTLVQNIKMNIISQDIVNKMRKDGIEKIHRFPLKYFDGISQGNIISIMINDIDNISGSLSQIGTRVIVNILTIFTALGIMLYISPSLTLIQLLLVSFTGVFLKKITEKSREKRRVQQRYLGKLSGYIDEILTGQAEVKSFSYEERAIENFRNLNSSYKENAIKSIFLAGFNFPTLNFIGNLGYSLIILVGAIFMLQGKITLGGLSSFVIYSKLFNRPIASISEAYSIIQTVLVSAERFFQFMDQEEDLDVGKKDINFDSLKGNIEFRNVDFAYNKETPVLKNLSFKTGNGEVVAIVGPTGGGKTTIVNLLMRFYDITSGEILLDGINIEEYKKSEIRKLFGMVLQDSWLFTGTIRDNISYGNTDISFDKVVESAKLACAHDFIMKFPDGYDTMITEDNMILSQGQKQLITIARIIASDPKFLILDEATSGVDTRTEIRLQKAIANLIKGRTSFIIAHRLSTIKNADLILVLKDGKIAEQGTHDELMNQNGFYFNLYSTQYAL; encoded by the coding sequence GTGAAGTATAATTTATTTAAAAAACTGCTCCCTTATTTAAAAAAATATAAAGCTGAGTTTATCTTTCTGATTTTTCTTGCAATAATAGGAAATCTTCTTACTCTGGTAGGACCTTATCTAGTAGGAAAAGGAATAAACCAGATACATTTTCAAATGAGCAAAAGTAATTTCTTACAGCTTGGAAAAATGTCTATACTGCTTCTTTTCTCCTATGTAACTGGAGCAGTTCTTACTTTGGTGCAAAATATAAAGATGAATATAATATCGCAGGATATTGTAAATAAGATGAGAAAAGATGGAATTGAAAAAATTCACAGATTCCCATTAAAATATTTTGATGGAATCTCACAGGGAAATATCATCAGTATAATGATAAATGATATAGATAATATCAGTGGTTCCCTTTCACAAATAGGGACAAGAGTAATAGTAAATATACTTACTATATTTACAGCTCTGGGAATAATGCTGTATATCAGTCCTTCCCTTACTTTGATACAGCTTCTGCTGGTATCATTTACAGGAGTATTCTTAAAGAAGATAACTGAAAAAAGTCGTGAAAAAAGAAGAGTCCAGCAAAGGTATCTTGGAAAACTAAGTGGATATATAGATGAAATTCTTACAGGTCAGGCAGAAGTAAAATCTTTCTCATATGAAGAGAGGGCTATTGAGAATTTTAGAAATCTAAATTCCTCTTATAAGGAAAATGCAATCAAGTCAATTTTCCTTGCAGGATTTAACTTTCCTACTCTTAACTTTATAGGAAATCTGGGATATTCTCTCATTATTCTCGTTGGTGCTATATTTATGCTTCAAGGTAAAATAACTCTTGGAGGACTTTCAAGTTTTGTCATTTACTCAAAACTTTTTAACAGACCAATAGCTAGCATCTCTGAAGCTTACAGTATTATTCAGACTGTTTTGGTAAGTGCTGAGAGATTCTTCCAATTTATGGATCAAGAGGAAGACTTAGATGTAGGTAAAAAAGATATTAATTTTGATTCCTTAAAAGGAAATATTGAATTTAGAAATGTAGATTTTGCATACAATAAAGAAACTCCTGTACTAAAAAACCTTTCCTTTAAAACAGGAAATGGAGAAGTAGTTGCTATAGTAGGACCTACTGGAGGTGGAAAGACTACCATTGTAAATCTTTTAATGAGATTTTACGACATAACATCTGGAGAGATACTTCTGGATGGAATAAATATAGAAGAATACAAGAAAAGTGAAATAAGAAAACTCTTTGGTATGGTGCTGCAAGACAGCTGGCTCTTTACAGGAACCATCAGAGATAATATAAGCTATGGAAATACTGATATTTCATTTGATAAAGTTGTAGAAAGTGCAAAACTTGCATGTGCCCATGACTTTATCATGAAATTCCCTGATGGTTATGACACTATGATAACTGAAGATAATATGATTCTTTCCCAAGGGCAAAAACAGCTTATTACAATAGCAAGAATTATTGCTTCTGATCCTAAGTTCCTTATTCTCGATGAGGCTACCAGTGGAGTTGATACAAGAACAGAAATAAGACTGCAAAAGGCTATAGCTAATCTTATCAAAGGAAGAACAAGCTTCATAATAGCTCACAGACTTTCTACTATTAAAAATGCTGATCTTATCCTTGTCTTAAAAGATGGAAAAATAGCTGAGCAGGGAACTCATGATGAATTAATGAATCAAAATGGATTTTATTTTAATCTGTACAGTACTCAATATGCTTTATAA
- a CDS encoding cold-shock protein, which produces MKGTVKWFNQEKGFGFITGEDGKDIFAHFSQIQKDGFKTLNENEEVTYDVIEGQKGPQAANIKVK; this is translated from the coding sequence ATGAAAGGTACAGTTAAATGGTTTAACCAAGAAAAAGGATTCGGATTTATTACTGGTGAGGATGGAAAAGATATATTCGCTCACTTCTCTCAAATCCAAAAAGATGGATTCAAAACTTTAAATGAAAATGAAGAAGTTACTTATGATGTAATCGAAGGTCAAAAAGGACCTCAAGCTGCTAACATCAAAGTAAAATAA